One window of the Triticum dicoccoides isolate Atlit2015 ecotype Zavitan chromosome 3B, WEW_v2.0, whole genome shotgun sequence genome contains the following:
- the LOC119280218 gene encoding uncharacterized protein LOC119280218, whose translation MSADAAKLDGEEMAIVAALEAEVVGLVVTEEHVQRILLAIDNFTRKVSGMLDSGRAMLKDLAADFEDRLYSRSIISCLIHKERVNKWEEEMLGARDAANEQTRAILHSAQLQLFHIRQPSSQSAEFNYPCESGNLVPGLA comes from the exons ATGAGCGCCGACGCGGCGAAGTTGGACGGGGAGGAGATGGCCATCGTGGCGGCGTTGGAGGCTGAGGTGGTGGGCTTGGTGGTGACAGAGGAGCACGTCCAGCGCATCCTCCTCGCCATCGACAACTTCACCCGCAAG GTGTCGGGGATGCTGGActccgggcgcgccatgctcaaggACCTCGCCGCCGACTTCGAGGACCGCCTCTACAGTCGCAGCATCATATCTTGCTT GATCcacaaggagagggtgaacaagtggGAGGAGGAGATGCTGGGGGCCCGTGACGCCGCCAACGAGCAGACCCGCGCCATCCTCCACAGCGCCCAGCTGCAGCTCTTCCACATCCGCCAGCCCAGTAGTCAGTCAGCAGAGTTCAACTACCCGTGCGAGAGCGGCAATTTGGTGCCCGGGCTCGCATGA
- the LOC119282563 gene encoding polyphenol oxidase I, chloroplastic-like, with amino-acid sequence MVLYTTSFSLSTALLAVSGLRSDDVFTIPHALTTKSSGDSNVGWPLHTSLHTCRKPKLPPNPLPPFYCCPPASASLSEPINFTLPDPAEPLRVRRPVHAVGAEYMAKYERAIALMKALPHTDPRSFYQMANIHCAYCTGSYRQTGNQELDMQIHFSWFFFPFHRAYLYFFERIAAKLLGEPDFALPFWSWDVPDGMRMPPEFANSSSPLYDPVRNPRHAPPSLVDLGFVGVESNRTDEQQIQHNLRTMYKQMIGNAALPSLFHGQPFRAGQSDKPGPGTVELSPHNTVHTWTGDIALTNVENMGTYYSAGRDPLFYPHHSNIDRLWQAWREVGAARGYRGHVDFMDHDWLDSSFLFYDEESRLVRITVRNVLDTEKLRYKFDGVGMPWVNARPPTTPNMSKKKALLKSVRIPLSLHKVVTVEVRRPQVLRSTQEKGAREEVLVIEGIETDGTEMVKFDVYVNAMEHEKVKPSGRELAGSYMCLSNPRIDGTGKGMPVETSMRVALNELLEDLDADGDDTVTVTLVPRHGKVKIRSLRIVYMVE; translated from the exons ATGGTTCTCTACACCACAAGCTTCTCTCTGTCAACAGCGCTACTAGCCGTCTCCGGCCTACGTTCAGACGACGTGTTCACCATCCCACATGCACTTACCACCAAAAGCAGCGGCGACTCGAACGTCGGCTGGCCTCTCCACACCAGCCTCCACACGTGCCGCAAGCCAAAGCTGCCGCCAAATCCGCTCCCGCCCTTCTACTGCTGCCCCCCAGCATCCGCGTCGTTGTCGGAGCCAATCAACTTCACTCTCCCGGACCCGGCGGAGCCGCTCAGGGTCCGGCGGCCCGTGCATGCCGTGGGGGCGGAGTACATGGCCAAGTACGAGCGCGCCATCGCGCTGATGAAGGCGCTGCCCCACACCGACCCGCGCAGCTTCTACCAAATGGCCAACATCCACTGCGCCTACTGCACCGGCTCCTACCGCCAGACGGGAAACCAGGAGCTGGACATGCAGATCCACTTCTCGtggttcttcttccccttccatcGCGCCTACCTCTACTTCTTCGAGCGCATCGCCGCCAAGCTGCTCGGGGAGCCCGACTTCGCGTTGCCCTTCTGGAGCTGGGACGTGCCGGACGGGATGCGGATGCCGCCCGAGTTCGCCAACTCCTCGTCGCCGCTGTACGATCCTGTCCGGAACCCTAGGCACGCGCCACCCAGTCTTGTGGACCTGGGCTTCGTCGGCGTGGAGAGCAACCGCACAGACGAGCAGCAAATCCAGCACAACCTTAGGACCATGTACAAGCAG ATGATTGGCAATGCAGCTTTGCCGTCCCTCTTCCATGGCCAGCCCTTCCGTGCTGGCCAGTCTGACAAGCCAGGCCCTGGGACAGTGGAGCTGTCGCCACACAACACGGTGCACACCTGGACCGGCGACATAGCTCTCACCAACGTGGAGAACATGGGAACCTACTACTCAGCCGGCCGAGACCCACTCTTCTACCCACACCACAGCAACATAGACCGCCTGTGGCAGGCATGGCGCGAAGTTGGCGCTGCCCGTGGTTACCGTGGCCATGTCGACTTCATGGACCATGACTGGCTcgactcctccttcctcttctacgACGAGGAGTCCCGCCTAGTGCGGATCACCGTCCGCAACGTGCTCGATACAGAGAAGCTCCGGTACAAGTTTGATGGCGTTGGCATGCCGTGGGTGAACGCACGCCCACCTACAACTCCAAACATGAGCAAAAAGAAAGCCTTGCTCAAGTCCGTCAGAATTCCACTATCCCTTCACAAAGTTGTGACCGTAGAGGTAAGACGACCACAAGTGCTTCGAAGCACGCAAGAGAAGGGGGCGCGTGAGGAAGTACTGGTGATCGAGGGCATTGAGACCGACGGAACAGAAATGGTCAAGTTTGACGTCTACGTGAACGCCATGGAGCACGAGAAGGTGAAGCCCAGTGGGCGCGAGCTAGCAGGGAGCTACATGTGCTTGAGTAATCCACGTATCGATGGCACAGGCAAGGGGATGCCTGTAGAAACAAGCATGAGGGTGgcattgaacgagctcttggaagaTTTGGATGCCGATGGTGATGACACCGTGACCGTGACATTGGTGCCCAGACATGGGAAGGTTAAAATCAGAAGCCTAAGAATAGTGTACATGGTGGAATGA